TCGGCCCCTGCGACGACGCCTGGTTCGGCTCGGCCGCCTGGGACATCGACTTCGGCGCCGGCCTGGCCGCCATCACCGGCGACGTGGACATGGGCGCCAGCGCCGAGCAGGGCCTGGACGGCGTGCGCCTGCTGGTGCTGGCCAACCTGTGGCGGCTGCGCGCGCTGGCGCCCACCGAGCATGCGCTGCCGGCGCCCGCCTTCGGCCCGGTGGCAATCACCCCCGACGAGCTGGGCGAGGCCTGGCAGGGCGGCCGGGTGCATCTGCCGCTGCTGGCCGCGGTCAATGGCCGCAAGCTGGGCCAGTGCCCGGGTGCCGGCATGGCCTGGCACTTCGGCGAGCTGATCGCCCGGGCCGCCAAGACGCGCAACCTGCGCGCCGGCTGCATGCTGGGCGCCGGCCCGGCCCGCGCCGACGATGCGGCGCAGGGCGTGGGCTGCCTGGCCGACAAGCGGGCGCTGGAGACCGCGCTGCACGGCGAGCCGCGCAGCGCCTGGCTGGCCCTGGGCGACACCGTGCGCCTGGAGTTGAAGGGCCGCGACGGGCAAAGCCTGTTCGGCGCCCTGGCCCAGCGCGTGGTGGGGCCGGGCATGGCCAGCGCGGCCGAGGCCGAGGCTGGTGAAGCCCCCGACGCCGCCGAAGCGGCCGCGCCCCGGCCGACGCAGCCCCCGCCGAGACCCCCTGACGGGCCGGGGCGCCCTGGGGTGCAAGGCGGGCGTGGGTGAACGACGCTCGGCCTGTCAGTTCAGGTGCCGTGCCAGAAAGGCCTCGAGCCGCCGCGCGAAGTCGAAGCGGTTCTCGGGCTTGAGCCAGCCATGCCCTTCGTCGGCGTAGACGATCCACTCGGGCTCGGGCTTGCCGGCGCGGCGCAGCGCGTTGCGAAAGGCCTCGCCCTGGGCCAGCGGCACGCGGCGGTC
The genomic region above belongs to Aquabacterium sp. OR-4 and contains:
- a CDS encoding fumarylacetoacetate hydrolase family protein, encoding MKLATYKDGSRDGQLLVVSRDLSTAHYANGIASRLQQVLDDWNFLSPQLQDLYTTLNQGKARHAFAFEPRQCMAPLPRAYGWLQADAWPAPAQRQAGAEAAADSDAPAQPPLLQGASDDFLGPCDDAWFGSAAWDIDFGAGLAAITGDVDMGASAEQGLDGVRLLVLANLWRLRALAPTEHALPAPAFGPVAITPDELGEAWQGGRVHLPLLAAVNGRKLGQCPGAGMAWHFGELIARAAKTRNLRAGCMLGAGPARADDAAQGVGCLADKRALETALHGEPRSAWLALGDTVRLELKGRDGQSLFGALAQRVVGPGMASAAEAEAGEAPDAAEAAAPRPTQPPPRPPDGPGRPGVQGGRG